A single window of Balaenoptera acutorostrata chromosome X, mBalAcu1.1, whole genome shotgun sequence DNA harbors:
- the LOC130706253 gene encoding LOW QUALITY PROTEIN: RNA exonuclease 1 homolog (The sequence of the model RefSeq protein was modified relative to this genomic sequence to represent the inferred CDS: deleted 2 bases in 1 codon; substituted 1 base at 1 genomic stop codon), whose translation MAHTAKFDVPISKDITSPFRGPVPPLISHTGILQAQQQSVQIMAAIKEDEAFNKAKIEEKATYEHCGSQNIYVNIAINILKKLRGQDVSGSSNDKKTTGLKKNEKKNVLTGTILYRHLKDYLLTEEQLHENSYPQPNPDKPGSVLLNPGMTKNSCKILLRRLVXMCCRCGKIYGVTSAGKHSRVEECHYHFGQVLSHKVLGGLERQYSCFEGVLGSPRCQVAKLHVHDQKENLEGFVKTFVKFPHPDRYHSVLAVNYEMCYTVKGLELTRVTVVDHSLQVVYDTFVKPDEVIDYNTRFSGVVEDDLKNTKTSIHDVQAILLNLFSADTVLIGHSFEHSLYALKTHTSVVDTTVMFSHWLGLPHKRSLKSLVPDYLRRIIQDDGHNSSENATACMELVLWKVKDELKGKK comes from the exons ATGGCACACACTGCCAAGTTTGATGTTCCAATCAGTAAAGATATCACTAGCCCATTCAGGGGACCAGTCCCACCACTAATTAGTCACACTGGAATCCTTCAGGCCCAACAACAGTCAGTGCAGATAATGGCTGCCATTAAAG AGGATGAGGCTTTTAACAAGgctaaaatagaagaaaaggccACTTATGAACACTGTGGCAGTCAAAATATATATGTGAACATAGCAATAAATATTCTTAAGAAGCTGAGAGGCCAAGATGTGTCTGGAAGCAGTAACGACAAAAAGACAACTGgattgaaaaagaatgaaaagaaaaatgtgctcACAGGAACTATTCTCTACAGACATCTTAAAGACTACCTTCTAACTGAAGAACAGTTACATGAAAATAGCTACCCCCAACCCAACCCTGACAAGCCAGGAAGTGTTCTTTTAAACCCAGGCATGACAAAAAATTCTTGTAAA ATCCTTCTAAGAAGATTAGTATGAATGTGCTGTCGATGTGGGAAGATCTATGGCGTGACTTCCGCAGGCAAACACAGCAGGGTAGAAGAATGTCATTACCACTTTGGCCAAGTGTTGAGTCACAAAGTCCTTGGTGGCTTAGAAAGGCAGTACAGCTGTTTTGAAGGGGTCCTTGGATCCCCCAGGTGTCAGGTTGCCAAGCTTCATGTTCATGATCAAAAAGAAAACCTAGAGGGCTTTGTGAAGACTTTTGTTAAGTTCCCACACCCCGACAGGTATCACAGTGTATTAGCTGTGAATTATGAGATGTGCTATACAGTCAAAGGTTTGGAACTTACTCGAGTGACAGTGGTTGATCACAGCCTCCAGGTGGTCTATGATACATTTGTGAAACCAGATGAAGTCATTGACTATAACACTAGGTTTTCTGGTGTGGTTGAAGACGACTTGAAGAACACAAAAACCTCAATCCATGATGTGCAAGCCATCTTGTTGAACCTGTTCAGTGCTGACACTGTACTAATTGGACATAGCTTTGAACATAGTCTCTATGCACTTAAAACTCATACTTCAGTTGTGGACACGACAGTTATGTTTTCTCATTGGCTAGGTTTACCTCACAAAAGATCCCTTAAGAGTCTAGTGCCTGACTACCTGAGGAGAATCATTCAGGATGATGGTCACAATTCAAGTGAAAATGCAACCGCCTGCATGGAACTGGTCCTATGGAAGGTAAAAGACGAACTGAAAGGAAAGAAGTAA